In Sander vitreus isolate 19-12246 chromosome 7, sanVit1, whole genome shotgun sequence, a genomic segment contains:
- the LOC144521251 gene encoding uncharacterized protein LOC144521251 isoform X2 — protein MVPSPTPSTYMNTNVTEGVTTTAAPASPDSAVVAVVIVLILLTVAALGFLLYRYLCHNKGDYRTTGEAAPGDDPDDEYNNQAASEKKEYFI, from the exons ATGGTGCCCTCGCCAACACCCTCCACGTATATGAACACAAATGTGACAGAGG GggtaacaacaacagcagccccCGCCAGTCCAGACTCCGCAGTTGTAGCAG TGGTTATTGTTCTCATCCTGCTGACGGTCGCTGCTTTGGGCTTCCTGCTTTACCGGTATCTCTGCCATAACAAAGGAGACTACAGGACGACAGGGGAGGCGGCTCCGGGGGATGACCCCGATGACGAGTACAATAACCAAGCTGCGAGCGAAAAGAAGGAATACTTCATATGA
- the LOC144521248 gene encoding E3 SUMO-protein ligase ZBED1-like: protein MMDKDSSKILLNGAFYFPKLPDGSVDKSKAICTLCKAELKYHRSTSSLSYHLRAKHIINVTKVDASSLRQSSILESATRRPADKTKSQKITTALAKWVATNCRPVSIVEDSGLKEVLRIACSDPSYTLPSRGTVVSRIQSLYDTEKAAKLELLQSANAVSLTGDHWTSVSNHNYLEVTAHYIDSGWTLHSFALTVRHTEERHNAETCAEHFSEVAEAWGIANKVTTIGTDSARNMLAAARLLPYEHMPCVAHSLQRSIAMSIRESGFENVLAKCRKLVGHFKHSPANAAELQCQQRQRGQDPEPLIQDVPTRWNSTLSMITRLEKNKDALRAILDLHQQRSTPAFLTNAEFEKIKKLETVLEPCRYVTELVGGEQYISCSVVLPALCHLFRVMEVSDDDPGDLCRFKEAFTADLSKWKESMNIQWLKVATAVDPRFKDLKCLPRSERDEVWRLIKELNAQQHNNEATDPEPPKKKMSLLVASDSEDEEETAADNSVDRYRAEPTISVEDCPLKWWSAHAGAYPNLALLAQKYLATPATTVPCERLFSLSGHIVQNKRASLSSENVTNLVCLSDWLK, encoded by the exons ATGATGGACaaagacagcagcaaaatacttctgaatggcgctttttattttccaaaactaccggacggctcagtagataagtcaaaagccatatgcacgttgtgtaaagccgaattaaaatatcaccgaagcacgtcaagcttgagctaccacctacgagctaagcatattatTAACGTGACTaaggttgatgctagcagcctcaggcaaagcagtattttggagagtgctactcgccGACCTGCGGAtaaaaccaaatcccaaaaaattactaccgctcttgcaaaatgggtggcaactaactgcagacctgtcagcatcgtagaggactcgggtcttaaagaagtgctacggatagcatgttctgacccgtcttatacactgccgtcgagggggacagtagtttcacgcatacaaagcctgtatgacacggagaaagcggcgaaactggaactgctgcaaagtgcaaatgctgtctcattaaccggtgatcactggacgtcagtgagtaatcacaattatttagaagttactgcacactatattgactctggttggactttgcactcgtttgccttaacggttCGACATACAGAAGAACGACACAATGCTGAAACATGTGCCGAGCACTTCAGCGAAGTTGCAGAGGCATGGGGCATTGCAAATAAAGTTACAACTATCGGCACAGACAGTGCACGGAATATGCTCGCAGCAGCAAGACTTTTGCCGTACGAACACATGCCGTGCGTTGCACATAGTCTTCAGAGGTCCATTGCAATGTCAATCCGTGAAAGTGGGTTTGAAAATGTGTTGGCAAAATGCCGAAAACTGGTTGGACACTTTAAACACAGTCCAGCAAATGCAGCAGAACTTcagtgtcaacaaagacagagagggcaAGACCCGGAGCCTCTAATTCAAGACGTCCCAACCCGATGGAACTCGACTCTGAGCATGATTACTCggctggaaaaaaacaaagatgcaCTCAGAGCCATACTTGATCTCCATCAGCAAAGAAGCACTCCAGCCTTTCTGACCAACGCTGAATTTGAGAAGATCAAAAAGCTTGAGACAGTCCTTGAACCCTGCAG GTATGTGACTGAACTTGTTGGAGGAGAACAGTACATATCCTGTTCAGTGGTCCTGCCTGCACTCTGCCATCTTTTCCGGGTGATGGAAGTGTCTGATGATGATCCAGGCGACCTGTGCCGATTTAAAGAGGCCTTCACTGCTGACCTTTCAAAGTGGAAAGAAAGTATGAACATACAGTGGTTGAAAGTGGCAACTGCAGTCGACCCCAGATTCAAGGACCTGAAATGCCTTCCGAGATCTGAAAGGGATGAAGTCTGGAGGTTGATTAAAGAACTGAACGCCCAGCAGCATAACAATGAAGCAACAGACCCAGAGccaccaaaaaagaaaatgagccTTCTGGTTGCATCCGActcagaggatgaagaggagacaGCAGCTGACAATTCTGTGGATCGATACAGAGCAGAACCCACCATTTCTGTGGAGGACTGTCCACTGAAGTGGTGGTCTGCACATGCAGGGGCCTACCCAAACTTGGCACTTCTTGCACAGAAATACTTGGCTACACCTGCAACTACTGTACCATGTGAAAGACTGTTCTCCCTCTCCGGTCACATTGTACAAAATAAGAGAGCCTCACTGTCCTCTGAAAATGTCACCAATCTGGTCTGTCTTAGTGATTGGCTTAAATAA
- the LOC144521251 gene encoding uncharacterized protein LOC144521251 isoform X1, whose amino-acid sequence MVPSPTPSTYMNTNVTEASDMGLLTSLPTQADTTMIQGVTTTAAPASPDSAVVAVVIVLILLTVAALGFLLYRYLCHNKGDYRTTGEAAPGDDPDDEYNNQAASEKKEYFI is encoded by the exons ATGGTGCCCTCGCCAACACCCTCCACGTATATGAACACAAATGTGACAGAGG CATCAGATATGGGGCTTTTAACATCCCTTCCTACACAAGCAGACACCACCATGATTCAGG GggtaacaacaacagcagccccCGCCAGTCCAGACTCCGCAGTTGTAGCAG TGGTTATTGTTCTCATCCTGCTGACGGTCGCTGCTTTGGGCTTCCTGCTTTACCGGTATCTCTGCCATAACAAAGGAGACTACAGGACGACAGGGGAGGCGGCTCCGGGGGATGACCCCGATGACGAGTACAATAACCAAGCTGCGAGCGAAAAGAAGGAATACTTCATATGA
- the bin2a gene encoding bridging integrator 2a has translation MAESTSPKGNSGDFAKKVQRQLSRSKEKVLQKLGKTVESRDDQFEQCLQQFNDQQTDGNRMYKDLRSYINAVRDMREASRRLSQSLFDAYETDWAGEEDLGAIVEGEDLLWNDFEVKLLDQAVRTMESYVSQFPDVREKVAKRGRKLVDYDSSLHHLEALQTAKKRDEVKITKAEEEMNAAKSVYDGINTELKEELPVLFDSRVGCFVTVFSAVSNLRDIFYKEMSTLNLDLHNVIKELQAQHPDKMFALKGMQRYGSLKRRSLMSPKAWKASFSEFHKSYSPKPAQRFSFKSPDKPRHSSLSRESSTLTVSPPSPLLETPESRDLDAGPSHSETQGSPAQEDAAAGKQLKSGEESSQVEEEKGLKEEEPTPPAGSDNKGDGEKAPPSESSSELNNSCDSLSLELQLSAADDSPLHIEEREGTLPVLNTPRPNGLENGEVSGLTSDTKDLSIPHKNAPAEKQASPDSKSTDV, from the exons ATGGCAGAGAGTACGAGTCCAAAAGGCAACTCTGGTGACTTTGCTAAAAAAGTCCAGAGACAGCTAAGCAGAAGCAAGGAAAAG GTTCTGCAAAAGTTGGGGAAGACAGTGGAGAGCAGAGATGACCAATTTGAACAGTGTCTCCAACAGTTTAATGACCAGCAG ACTGATGGGAACCGGATGTACAAGGACCTGAGGAGCTACATTAATGCAGTTAGag ACATGCGCGAAGCTTCAAGACGCCTTTCCCAGTCTCTGTTTGATGCTTATGAGACTGACTGGGCTGGAGAGGAAGATCTAGGAGCCATCGTAGAG GGGGAAGACCTCCTGTGGAATGACTTTGAAGTAAAGCTATTAGACCAGGCTGTACGCACCATGGAGTCCTACGTGAGCCAATTCCCAGATGTCAGG GAGAAAGTAGCCAAGAGGGGGAGAAAACTGGTGGACTATGACTCTTCCCTTCACCACCTGGAGGCACTGCAGACTGCTAAGAAGAGGGACGAGGTCAAGATTACCAAG GCAGAAGAAGAGATGAATGCTGCCAAAAGTGTCTATGACGGCATCAACACTGAGTTAAAAGAAGAGCTGCCTGTGCTCTTTGATAG CCGCGTTGGATGCTTCGTGACAGTCTTCTCAGCTGTATCAAATTTACGAGACATCTTCTATAAGGAAATGAGCACG CTGAACCTCGATCTACACAATGTGATAAAGGAGCTGCAGGCTCAGCATCCGGACAAAATGTTTGCCTTGAAGGGAATGCAACG ATATGGCTCCCTGAAGAGACGAAGTCTAATGTCCCCTAAGGCCTGGAAAGCCAGCTTCTCTGAGTTTCACAAGAGTTATAGCCCTAAACCTGCCCAGAGATTTAGTTTCAAGTCCCCGGACAAGCCTCGCCACAGCAGTCTGTCCAGGGAGAGCAGCACCCTCACAGTCTCCCCGCCATCACCTCTTCTGGAGACCCCCGAGTCCAGGGACCTGGACGCGGGACCCAGCCACAGTGAGACCCAGGGTTCTCCTGCACAAGAAGACGCTGCGGCTGGAAAGCAGCTGAAGTCGGGGGAAGAAAGCAGTCAGGTGGAAGAGGAGAAGGGCCTGAAAGAAGAGGAGCCTACACCTCCTGCAGGATCTGATAATAAGGGAGACGGTGAGAAAGCTCCGCCGAGTGAGAGCAGCTCTGAACTCAACAACTCCTGTGATTCACTGAGCTTGGAGCTTCAGCTGTCTGCAGCAGACGACAGCCCGCTGCACATCGAAGAGAGAGAAGGCACTTTGCCAGTGCTCAACACTCCTAGACCAAATGGACTGGAGAATGGAGAAGTTTCTGGGTTAACCTCTGACACCAAGGACCTGAGCATTCCTCACAAG AATGCTCCTGCAGAAAAACAGGCATCTCCGGACTCAAAAAGCACAGACGTTTAA
- the LOC144521247 gene encoding uncharacterized protein LOC144521247: MGSTLVRCAATDLGIQWAGWALAAAFRTEKFYDLAGSGTFILLAHLSRIWGGASHVRQKVQTGLVTAWGLRLGTFLFTRILKDGHDRRFNNVRDSPGTFFVYWTVQALWVFMTLLPTLMLNSEKRDVPLGTRDYLGWTIWGLGFATEAIADQQKWLFKRDPDNAGKFIQSGLWAYSRHPNYFGEILQWSGLWLSASSVMQGPQYLSVGSPLFVWFLLRYVSGIPILEKQAVKKWGSVPGFQDYIKNTPLLWPWPKF; this comes from the exons ATGGGCAGCACTCTGGTCAGATGTGCCGCCACCGACCTGGGCATCCAGTGGGCCGGCTGGGCTCTGGCTGCAGCCTTCAGAACCGAGAAGTTTTATGATTTGGCAG gaTCTGGCACATTTATACTACTTGCCCATCTGAGTCGTATCTGGGGAGGAGCCAGTCATGTCCGCCAGAAGGTGCAGACTGGGTTGGTGACAGCATGGGGACTCAG GCTGGGGACATTCCTCTTCACGCGGATCTTGAAGGACGGTCACGATCGCAGGTTCAACAATGTCAGAGACAGCCCAGGGACTTTCTTTGTGTATTGGACTGTTCAAG cactgtGGGTATTTATGACCCTCCTGCCCACCCTCATGCTGAATAGCGAGAAGCGAGATGTGCCTCTGGGAACGAGGGACTACCTCGGCTGGACTATATGGGGCCTGGGCTTCGCTACTGAAGCTATTGCTGACCAGCAGAAATGGCTTTTCAAGCGGGACCCAGATAATGCT GGGAAATTCATCCAGAGTGGACTATGGGCTTACAGCAGACACCCAAACTATTTTGGAGAGATCCTGCAGTGGTCGGGTCTCTGGCTCTCAGCCTCATCAGTGATGCAGGGTCCCCAGTACCTGAGCGTGGGGTCGCCTCTCTTCGTCTGGTTCCTGCTGCGTTACGTCAGCGGTATCCCCATCCTGGAGAAGCAGGCCGTGAAGAAGTGGGGATCGGTTCCAGGCTTCCAGGACTACATCAAGAACACTCCTCTTCTCTGGCCATGGCCTAAATTTTGA
- the racgap1 gene encoding rac GTPase-activating protein 1, producing the protein MQSAALTLQSLYEKLRTQADLLSENIEPNFIQLAQNFDDCRRKWLRAEQDLGSCKEVLTKAETEKTSLEVKLKHARNQVDVEIRRRQKAESDCEKLDRQIQLIRDLLTSEGSSNSIQLSAEQRSALAFLNTNCQAAANQNTSRRLMTIDESASILSDISYDKTDDSLDWDSSNVRTVRLKKREKRRSSRNHVDGPPLASKRSRSTGRTSERGNETLVTKTTVTVPANGGPVEAVSTIESVPYWTRSRRKTAAMEWDSESVKSDDVFKQPGNPEGERKAAPSTPQSHGGVRLHEFVSKTVIKPESCVPCGKRIKFGKISLKCRDCRVVSHPECRERCPLPCIPNMGATPVKIGEGVLADYVHNTSPMIPPLVVHCISEIEQRGLHEAGLYRLSGADRTVKDLKEKFLRSKTVPVLSKVDDIHAITGLLKDFLRNLKEPLLTFRLNRTFMEAAEVSDDDNSIALMYQTIGDLPQANRDTLAFLVLHLQRVADSSDTRMDISNLARVFGPTILGHAVPNPDPMTILQDTKRQPKVVERLLALPPDYWGQFVMLESEPPNLDHLIIENANCYATPERMSILGPLTTPEHQLNKTPSSSSLSQRMKSTLTPRFGSKSKSAVGFSRQGKFFASPLLK; encoded by the exons ATGCAGAGTGCTGCGCTAACCCTCCAGAGCTTATATGAAAAGCTGAGGACGCAAGCTGATCTTCTCAGCGAGAACATTGAACCCA ACTTCATCCAGCTAGCACAAAACTTTGATGACTGCCGTCGCAAATGGCTGAGGGCAGAGCAGGATCTGGGCTCTTGCAAAGAGGTGCTCACCaaagcagagacagagaagacatCCTTGGAGGTCAAACTGAAACATGCTCGCAACCAAGTAGATGTGGAGATCCGGCGCAGACAGAAGGCTGAGTCTGACTGTGAGAAGTTG GACCGTCAAATTCAGTTGATCCGGGACCTCCTGACCAGTGAGGGATCCTCCAACAGCATCCAGCTGAGTGCAGAGCAGCGCTCAGCTCTAGCCTTCCTGAACACAAACTGCCAGGCTGCAGCCAACCAGAATACCAGCCGAAG ACTAATGACGATAGATGAGTCAGCCTCCATCTTGTCAGATATCAGCTACGACAAAACGGATGACTCTCTT GATTGGGACTCCTCCAATGTGAGGACAGTGCGACtcaagaaaagagaaaagagg CGCTCCTCAAGAAATCATGTCGATGGTCCTCCTCTTGCCTCCAAACGGTCTCGGTCAACAGGCAGAACTTCAGAGAGG GGAAATGAGACCCTCGTGACAAAGACCACAGTGACGGTCCCTGCGAATGGAGGACCTGTTGAGGCTGTTTCAACCATCGAGTCTGTTCCTTACTGGACTCGCAGCAGGAGAAAGACTG CTGCCATGGAGTGGGACTCTGAATCTGTCAAGTCTGATGATGTCTTCAAGCAGCCTGGCAACCCCGAGGGAGAGCGAAAAGCGGCGCCCAGCACTCCGCAGAGCCACGGGGGTGTCCGTCTTCACGAGTTTGTCTCCAAAACT GTCATTAAGCCTGAATCGTGCGTACCCTGTGGAAAGAGGATCAAGTTTGGCAAGATTTCACTGAAGTGCCGTGACTGCAGGGTGGTCTCGCACCCCGAGTGTCGCGAGCGTTGCCCTCTGCCATGCATCCCCAACATGGGTGCCACACCGGTCAAAATCGGAGAG GGTGTGCTCGCAGACTACGTCCATAACACATCCCCCATGATTCCTCCTCTCGTAGTCCACTGTATCAGTGAGATCGAGCAAAGGGGCCTGCATGAG GCGGGACTGTACCGTCTGTCCGGTGCTGATCGCACAGTGAAGGACCTGAAGGAAAAGTTTCTCCGCAGCAAAACGGTTCCCGTGCTCAGCAAGGTGGACGATATCCATGCCATAACTGGCCTCCTCAAGGACTTCCTGAGGAACCTCAAGGAGCCTCTTCTCACCTTCCGCCTCAACCGTACATTCATGGAGGCAGccg AGGTTTCAGACGACGACAACAGCATAGCTCTGATGTACCAAACCATCGGTGACCTGCCACAGGCCAACAGAGACACGCTGGCTTTCTTGGTCCTCCACCTTCAGAG AGTTGCTGACAGTTCGGACACAAGGATGGACATCAGTAACTTGGCTCGAGTGTTTGGGCCAACTATTTTGGGTCATGCCGTTCCCAACCCTGACCCGATGACAATCCTACAGGATACCAAACGTCAACCTAAG GTTGTGGAGCGTCTGTTGGCGCTGCCGCCAGATTACTGGGGCCAGTTTGTGATGTTGGAAAGCGAGCCGCCCAACTTGGACCACCTGATAATCGAGAACGCAAACTGCTATGCCACCCCCGAGAGAA TGAGCATACTGGGGCCTCTGACTACTCCAGAGCACCAGCTCAATAAAACCCCCTCCTCCAGCTCCTTGTCTCAGCGCATGAAGTCCACTCTGACACCCAG ATTTGGGAGCAAGAGTAAATCTGCAGTTGGATTCTCTCGCCAAGGAAAATTCTTTGCATCTCCACTCCTTAAATAA